The window TCGTCCCGCAATTCCCGCTGATTCGCGATGCCACCCGCGCTTTCTCCCTCCCCATGGTGGAAGAGCCCGATGTCGAGGCGGACGATATGATCGCATCATACGCCTATGCCGCGCAGGATGCCGGATGGGATGTGACCATCGTTTCCTCCGACAAGGACCTGATGCAGCTTGTCGGAGAGAAAGACGGCGCCAAAATCGACATGCTCGATACGATGAAGGATGCGCGCATCTATATCGACGAGGTGAAAGAGAAATTCGGGGTCGAGCCCGCTCTGGTAGGCGATGTCCTCGCGCTGATGGGCGATAGCGTCGATAATATTCCGGGCATTTACGGCATCGGTCCCAAGACCGCGTCCAAGCTGATCGGCGAAAACGGCTCGCTTGCCGCTGCGCTCGATTCCGCGCCCGACATGAAGAAATCGAAGCTCAAGGAACGTCTGCTCGAAGGGCGCGAGATGGCGGAGCTCAGCCGCGAGTTGGTGGAGCTGAAAAGCGATTGCCCGCTGCCCATCGCCATCGAGGATATGAAGCTTGACGGCATTCCGCCAGAACCTCTGGCCGAATTTCTCGAAACCCACGGCTTCAACTCGCTGCTCAAGCGGCTGGAGGCAGGCACGGGCAGCCCCGGCCGCACAACCAATCTCAACCCGGAAAAGGCCGATACCAAGGGTGATGAGGGCACGCCGGAAGGCAATATCCAGCCGCTACCCGCATGGCCCGATGTGGACCGCAGCGCCTACGCGACGGTGCAGACCGAAGACGCACTGAAGGAATGGATCGCGCGCGCTCGCGATTTGCGCGTCCTCGCCGTAGATACCGAGACCAGCAGCCTCGATGCGATTGCGGCGGATCTGGTTGGGGTCAGCCTCGCCCTAGGCCCGAACGATGCCTGCTATATCCCGCTGCGCCACGGCGGCAGCGACATGTTCGATGAGAAGCCCGATCAGGTCGATTTCGATACTGCCATCGCATTGCTGAAACCGCTGTTGGAGGACGATTCCGTCCTCAAGATCGGGCAGAATATCAAATACGATATCAACGTGCTCGCCCGCCACGGCATCGCGATGGGCCCCGTCGATGACACGATGATCATGAGCTTCGATCTCGATGCGGGCCGCTCGCAGGAAGGGATCGGCGGCGGTCACGGCATGGACGAACTGGCCGAACGCCACCTTGGCCACACCACGATGAAGTTCAAGGATGTGTGCGGCACCGGCAAGAAGGCGATCCCCTTCGGCGAAGTGCCGCTGGGCAAGGCCACCGAATATGCCGCCGAGGATGCCGATGTGACGTGGCGGCTCCACGCGCATCTCGCGCGTCGCATGCCCGATGAAGGTGCGACGCGGATTTACCAGCGCGTCGATCGCCCGTTGATCCCGGTGGTCGCGAAGATGGAGCGCGAAGGCATCAAGGTCGATCGCGCCGAGCTCTCGCGCCTTTCCGAAACCTTTGCTGAGACCATCGGGCGGCTGGAAAAGGAGATCCATAAGGACGCGGGCGAGGAATTCACCATCGGCAGCCCCAAACAGCTGGGCGAAGTGCTGTTCGACAAGCTCGGCTACAAGGGCGGGAAAAAGGGCAAGAGCGGCCAGTATTCGACCGACCAGAGCGTGCTGGAGCGCCTGTCAGGCGAAGGCCATGCGATTGCCGACAAGGTCCTCGAATATCGTCAGCTCTCCAAGCTCAAGAGCACCTATACCGATGCGCTGCAGGAAGCGATCAACGAGCGGACCGGGCGGGTGCATACAAGCTACAGTCTCGTGGGCGCGCAGACGGGTCGACTTTCCTCCACCGATCCCAATTTGCAGAACATTCCCATCCGTACCGAGATCGGGCGGCAGATCCGCAAGGCCTTCGTGCCCGAAAGCGGCAATGTCCTGCTTGCCGCCGACTACAGCCAGATCGAGCTGCGCCTTGCAGCCCACATGGCCGATGTGCCCGAACTGAAGGAGGCCTTCGAACAAGGCGAAGACATTCACTCGCGCACGGCGAAGGAAATGTATGGCGAAGTGGACCGCGACACCCGCGCCGCTGCCAAGACGATCAATTTCGCCATCCTCTACGGCATTTCGCGCTGGGGACTTGCGGGCAGGCTCGGCATCGAACCCGATGAGGCGCAGGAAAAAATCGACACCTATTTCCAGCGCTTCCCGGGCATCCAGTCCTACATCCACGCCACGCTCGAAAGCGTCCGGGCGAAGGGATATTCGGAGACTTTGTTCGGCCGCAAGACGTGGTTCCCGCGGATCAATTCCAAGAACCAGGCCGAGCGGCAGGGCAGCGAGCGCGCAGCAATCAACGCGCCGATACAGGGCACCAGCGCCGATATCATCAAGCGCGCCATGGCTCGCATGCTACCGGCGCTGGAGGCTGAAGGCTTGAACGATGTACGCATGCTGCTGCAGGTGCATGACGAACTGGTATTCGAATTGCCCGAAGGCGATGTCGAAAAGGCCACCCCGGTGATCGAACGCGTCATGGCCGAGGCGGCACAGCCCGCTGTTACGCTCGACGTGCCGCTCGGCATCGAAATCGGCACCGGCCCCAGCTGGGATGACGCGCATTAGGCTTGCATTGGCAGCACGCGCGGCGGAATAGGACTCTTGATGCTGACAGGCTTCGAACAACCCCAATGGGCGGTCGATACCGAACTCGCGATTGCCACCGCGATCGGGCTTGCCGTGCCAGTGGTGGCGGCCTTCATATTGCATTGGATCATCTTTGGCATCCTGCGGAAGATTACCGCGCGCACACCCTACCATCTGGACGATTCCATCGTGCAGTCCATGCGCAACCCAGTGCGCTGGGCGATGGTCGGTTTTGGTCTCTCCATCTCCGCCCATGTGGATACGCTGGTCGGCCAGGAATGGGATATCGCCGCGCGCTGGTTCACCCCGGTGCTGCTGGGGTGGGTCGCGTATAGCTTTGTCGGCGCGGTGGCCAAGGGGCTGCGGGAGGATGCAGAGCAGCGGTATGACGCGGTGTCGGTCCGCTCTCACACGACAAGAATCTCGATCTTCTCCCGTACTGCGAAGCTGACGATTATCATCATCGTTATCGCACTGGTGATGCTCAATATTCCGGGTGTGCGCGATGTCGGTGTGACGCTGATGGCGTCTGCCGGTCTTGCTGCGCTGGCGGTCGGCGCAGCAGCGCAACCGGCGCTTAAATCACTGATCGCGGGCCTGCAAATGGCCCTGACCCAGCCGCTCCGGCTCGGTGATCTGGTGAAAGTCGATGGCGAGGCGGGCCGTGTCGAGGAAATCCGCATGAGCTTTGTCACGGTGCGCACATGGGATGAGCGTGTGCTGGTCGTGCCGACCAGCCGCTTCCTCGACGACAGCTTTGAAAACTGGTCGCGTGTGAACGAGCAGTTGAGCGGCCCGGTGTATCTTCATCTCGATCCTATCGCCGATGTCGGCCCGATCCGTACCGAATTCGAGCGGTTCGTGGGCGCGCACGAGATGTGGGACGGGCGCATGTGCCAGCTGCTCATGACCGAAGCCTATCCGGAGAGCGTAGAGCTGCGTCTCGCCGTCAGCGCAGAAACGATCGCCAACCTATGGGTGCTGCGCTGCGCGGTGCGCGAACACATGCTGGAATGGCTGCGCGAAAACCAGGAAGTTGCGCTGATCCGCCACCGCCTTGAAGTGCCGGGAGGGCACGCCAAGGCGGGTGAAGCGGGCGGCCCGAACTAATGCTTTGAATCCCTCGTGCTCTCGACCATTCCGTCGGTGATGAAACCGATCGGTCTGACTTCGAGCGCACGCTTTTTCAGCTCGCCTTTCATCTTCTTGTATTCGGCTTCCATCTTGGCCGTCACCGTCGGGCGGCTGTCTTCCATGGCTTCGTCGAAATCGGCCTTGGTCACCGTTTCAGGCACACCATCGCTGCGGCGGATGGCCACAAGGCCGGCGCGGCGCGTCACGTCTTCCAGATCGGCACCGGTGAACCGCTCGGCCTTCTTGGCGATCGCGGCAAGATCGACATCGTCGGCCAGTGGCATGTTCTTGGTGTGGATCTTGAGAATGTGTTCGCGGCCGGGTGCATCGGGCGCGCCGACATAAACCAGCTCGTCGAAGCGTCCGGGGCGAAGCAGCGCCGGGTCGACGAGGACCGGGCGGTTGGTTGCGCCGATCACGACGATCGAGGAGAGTTCCTCCATCCCGTCCATCTCGGCGAGGATCGTGTTCACGACACGCGCCGTCACCTGCGGCTCGCCTGCGCCCGATCCACGGGCAGGAACAAGGCTGTCGATCTCGTCAATGAAGATCACGCAAGGTGCTACGGCGCGGGCGCGGGCGAACATTTTCGCGATCTGCTGCTCGCTCTCGCCATACCATTTGGAAAGCAGGTCGGAGCTTTTGATCGAGATGAAATTGGCCTCCGCCTCTTTCGCGACAGCCTTGGCGAGCAAGGTCTTGCCGGTGCCGGGAGGTCCGTAAAGGAGGAAGCCCTTGGCTGGCCGGATGCCGATTTTCTCAAACGCTGCGGGGTTCTTGAGCGGCAGCTCGACACCCTCTTTCAGCTTGTCGATAGCATCGTCCAGACCGCCGAGGTCTGTCCATCCCACGGTGGGGGCCTGCACCATCACTTCGCGCATGGCAGACGGCTGCACGCGCTTCAGCGCTTCGCGGAAGTCTTCCTTTTCGACGCATAATTCATCGAGCACATCGGCAGGGATTTCCTGCGCGTCGAGATCGATGCGCGGCATCATCCGCCGCACGGCTTCGATGGCGGCCTCTCGGGTGAGGGCCGCAAGGTCAGCGCCGACAAAGCCATGGGTCGAGCGGGCCAACTCGTGCAAGTCCACGCCTTCACCCAGCGGCATGCCGCGCGTGTGGATGGACAGGATTTCGCGGCGGCCGCTATCATCGGGCACACCGACGACGATTTCGCGATCGAAACGACCGGGGCGCCGCAGCGCCTCGTCAATCGCATCGGGCCGGTTGGTCGCGGCGATCACCACCAGATTGGTGCGCGCCTGCAATCCGTCCATCAGTGTGAGGAGCTGCGCAACAAGCCGCTTTTCCGCTTCACCCTGTGTGCGCTCACGCTTGGGCGTAATCGAATCGATCTCGTCGATGAAGATGATCGCGGGTTGGCTCTTCTCAGCCTCTTCAAACACTTCGCGCAGGCGCTTTTCGGATTCGCCATAGGCGCTGCCCATGATCTCGGGCCCGTTGATGGTGAAGAACTCGGCATCGGATTCGTTTGCCACGGCCTGTGCCAGACGCGTCTTGCCGGTTCCGGGCGGGCCATGCAGCAACACGCCCTTGGGCGGATCGACGCCGAGGCGCGTGAACAGTTCAGGATAGCGCAGCGGCAGTTCGACCATTTCGCGCAGCGCCTTGATGGTATCGTCCATCCCGCCGACGTCATCGTAGTTGATCATGCCGCGGGCATCGCGCGGTTCTTCAAATTCGGCGCGCAGCTCGACTTCGGTATTCTCGTCGATGTGGACGATGCCCTTGGGGCTGGTGGAGATGACCTGCAGGCGGATCTGCGTCAGCGCATAGGCGGGCGCGTTGAACATGCGACGCACTTCGGGCGGCACGTTCTGCACCGGCTGCTGGCCGTGGGTCGCGACCAGATCGCCAGCGGTCACGGGCTTGCGGAAGAAGACACGCTTCAGCGCTTCGGTCGGACCCTGCAGGCGCATTTCCTTGCGCGCGGGAGCGAACACGACGCGGGTGGCCGGCTTGCTATCCGCACGGCGCACGATGACATGTTCGCCAGAAGATGTTTCGGCATTGCCGCGCTGCAAACCATCGAGCCGGATGACATCGAGCGCTTCGTCTTCGTCATAGGCGGGCGCTGCAATTGCAACCGTGGCACGCTTGCCTTCGATTTCGACCACGTCGCCTTCGGTAATGCCGAGCGCCTGGAACGCGGTGCGAGGCATGCGGACGACGCCGCGTCCCGATTCTTCCTGCCGCGCCGCTGCGACTTGCAGCCTTACCGTATTCTCTTCGACCTTAGCTGCGTCTTCCTGCGCCATTCAGTGCGGACCTTCTTGCCGTTTGTTGTGTGTGGAGACCTAAGAAGCCCCCTTCCACATTGCAAACTGGCATGGCGCGCATTGGTGCCAGAAAAGAAAAAGGCCCGGTCGTTGCCGACCGGGCCATGGAAGTTTTGGGAGAGGATGCCTGAAAGGCAGGGAGACATATGCAAGCGGGGCCGTGATTCCGCAAGTGCGAAAAGGTCACCGCGTGTTGCATCGGATGCAACACGCGTCTTTAACGTTGTAATTGCTTAATAAATATACCGTCGCCCTGATTGACAAGCACTCACCACAAGGCTTTTTTGGCAAAGTTGAATGAATTTTCATGTTGCGACGCACCATTGCGCACTCGCGGGGTGACACAGCCAACATCACCCTCTATTCCCGCGCCATATAGCTGGATTTCGACAAAAGGATTGTTCGCATGCAGAAGCTCTTCCCCGATGCCGCCGCCGCTCTTGATGGATTGCTGCGCGATGACATGCTGATCGCCGCTGGCGGTTTTGGCCTGTGCGGTATTCCGGAGCGTTTGCTCGGCGCGATCCAGGATAGCGGGGTGAAGAACCTCACCTTCGCCAGCAACAATGCCGGCATCGACAATGAAGGCATCGGCAAGCTGCTGCGCACCAAGCAGGTTAACAAAATGATCAGCTCGTACGTCGGCGAGAACAAGGAGTTCGAGCGGCAATATCTGGCAGGCGAGCTGGAAGTCGAATTCTGCCCGCAAGGCACTCTGGCAGAGCGCATGCGCGCCGGCGGCGCTGGCATCCCCGGTTTCTACACCAAGACCGGCGTCGGCACGCAGGTCGCCGAGGGCAAGGAAGTGAAGCAGTTCGACACCGGCGATGGCCCGGAAGATTACATCCTTGAAAAGGGCATTTTCGCCGACCTCTCCATCGTGAAAGCGTGGAAGGCGGATGAGACGGGCAACCTCATGTTCCGCAAGACGGCGCGCAATTTCAACCAGCCCGCTGCCACTTGCGGCAAGGTCTGCGTCGTCGAAGTCGAAGAGGTCGTCAAAGCGGGCGAGCTCGATCCCGATAGCATCCACCTGCCCGGCGTCTTCGTGCAGCGCATGATTATCGGCGCACCCTACGACAAGAAGATCGAATTCACGACCACGCGTGAGCGCGCAGCCGCGTAAACCCGTGTCACCCGCCCGCGCCCTCTTACTGCTTGTCGCTGCTTTCAGCCTGCAGGGCTGCCTGCTGGTGGCGGCCGCCGTGCCTCTGGCGGCAGGCGGGGCGATTGCGGGAAATGCCGTTTTCGGAGAACGCACCGCGCAGGCGATTGCGGAGGGAACCGAAATCGATCCCGACACGATCGGTGAGCGAAGCTTTGGCGAATATGCCCTGCTGCCCACCGGCGTTCTGCCTGCACCTGTCTCCTCCGCGCCGATCAGCGGCAGTTACGCCGCTTTGCGCAGCTTCGTCAGCTCCGGCCTGATCGGGATGACGGTGGATGAGGCCGCGGGGGAGGCCGGCAGCGCGGACGCTGTGACCCGATCAGCACTGCTGGACGATCCAGCCGCACTGGAGCCTGTGCGCGCGCCATGCGATGCCGATATCCCGGTCGTCCTGATCGATCTCGATCCGGCGGACGGACTCATGCCGCTGCAAAACGCCGCCATTGCGAATTCATCGCTCGTGACCGTGGTCGAGGGATTCCGCCTCCAAGGCATCGCAATAGCCTGGATCACCGATCGCGAACCGACCGATGCTGCCGCCATTCGCCGTATCCTGCTCGAAAGCTATCTCGACCCCACGGGCCGCGATCCGCTGTTCGTCCAGCGCTATCCCGGTGAAACCAAGCAGGAACGCCGTCAGGCTCTGCTGGAAACGCATTGCGTTCTCGCCATCGCCGGAGACGAACGCGCCGATTTCGACGACCTCTACACCTACATTCGTGACCAATCCTTCGCCACCGGGCTGGAGCCCATGATTGGCGAAGGCTGGTTCCTAATCCCGACACCGC is drawn from Aurantiacibacter sp. MUD61 and contains these coding sequences:
- a CDS encoding CDC48 family AAA ATPase encodes the protein MAQEDAAKVEENTVRLQVAAARQEESGRGVVRMPRTAFQALGITEGDVVEIEGKRATVAIAAPAYDEDEALDVIRLDGLQRGNAETSSGEHVIVRRADSKPATRVVFAPARKEMRLQGPTEALKRVFFRKPVTAGDLVATHGQQPVQNVPPEVRRMFNAPAYALTQIRLQVISTSPKGIVHIDENTEVELRAEFEEPRDARGMINYDDVGGMDDTIKALREMVELPLRYPELFTRLGVDPPKGVLLHGPPGTGKTRLAQAVANESDAEFFTINGPEIMGSAYGESEKRLREVFEEAEKSQPAIIFIDEIDSITPKRERTQGEAEKRLVAQLLTLMDGLQARTNLVVIAATNRPDAIDEALRRPGRFDREIVVGVPDDSGRREILSIHTRGMPLGEGVDLHELARSTHGFVGADLAALTREAAIEAVRRMMPRIDLDAQEIPADVLDELCVEKEDFREALKRVQPSAMREVMVQAPTVGWTDLGGLDDAIDKLKEGVELPLKNPAAFEKIGIRPAKGFLLYGPPGTGKTLLAKAVAKEAEANFISIKSSDLLSKWYGESEQQIAKMFARARAVAPCVIFIDEIDSLVPARGSGAGEPQVTARVVNTILAEMDGMEELSSIVVIGATNRPVLVDPALLRPGRFDELVYVGAPDAPGREHILKIHTKNMPLADDVDLAAIAKKAERFTGADLEDVTRRAGLVAIRRSDGVPETVTKADFDEAMEDSRPTVTAKMEAEYKKMKGELKKRALEVRPIGFITDGMVESTRDSKH
- the polA gene encoding DNA polymerase I, which codes for MAEKQHLYLVDGSAYIFRAYHRLPPLTNPEGTPVGAVYGYTTMLWKLAQDLDEADGPTHLAVVLDKSSKSFRNDIYPEYKANRPDPPEDLVPQFPLIRDATRAFSLPMVEEPDVEADDMIASYAYAAQDAGWDVTIVSSDKDLMQLVGEKDGAKIDMLDTMKDARIYIDEVKEKFGVEPALVGDVLALMGDSVDNIPGIYGIGPKTASKLIGENGSLAAALDSAPDMKKSKLKERLLEGREMAELSRELVELKSDCPLPIAIEDMKLDGIPPEPLAEFLETHGFNSLLKRLEAGTGSPGRTTNLNPEKADTKGDEGTPEGNIQPLPAWPDVDRSAYATVQTEDALKEWIARARDLRVLAVDTETSSLDAIAADLVGVSLALGPNDACYIPLRHGGSDMFDEKPDQVDFDTAIALLKPLLEDDSVLKIGQNIKYDINVLARHGIAMGPVDDTMIMSFDLDAGRSQEGIGGGHGMDELAERHLGHTTMKFKDVCGTGKKAIPFGEVPLGKATEYAAEDADVTWRLHAHLARRMPDEGATRIYQRVDRPLIPVVAKMEREGIKVDRAELSRLSETFAETIGRLEKEIHKDAGEEFTIGSPKQLGEVLFDKLGYKGGKKGKSGQYSTDQSVLERLSGEGHAIADKVLEYRQLSKLKSTYTDALQEAINERTGRVHTSYSLVGAQTGRLSSTDPNLQNIPIRTEIGRQIRKAFVPESGNVLLAADYSQIELRLAAHMADVPELKEAFEQGEDIHSRTAKEMYGEVDRDTRAAAKTINFAILYGISRWGLAGRLGIEPDEAQEKIDTYFQRFPGIQSYIHATLESVRAKGYSETLFGRKTWFPRINSKNQAERQGSERAAINAPIQGTSADIIKRAMARMLPALEAEGLNDVRMLLQVHDELVFELPEGDVEKATPVIERVMAEAAQPAVTLDVPLGIEIGTGPSWDDAH
- a CDS encoding CoA transferase subunit A — its product is MQKLFPDAAAALDGLLRDDMLIAAGGFGLCGIPERLLGAIQDSGVKNLTFASNNAGIDNEGIGKLLRTKQVNKMISSYVGENKEFERQYLAGELEVEFCPQGTLAERMRAGGAGIPGFYTKTGVGTQVAEGKEVKQFDTGDGPEDYILEKGIFADLSIVKAWKADETGNLMFRKTARNFNQPAATCGKVCVVEVEEVVKAGELDPDSIHLPGVFVQRMIIGAPYDKKIEFTTTRERAAA
- a CDS encoding mechanosensitive ion channel family protein, whose product is MLTGFEQPQWAVDTELAIATAIGLAVPVVAAFILHWIIFGILRKITARTPYHLDDSIVQSMRNPVRWAMVGFGLSISAHVDTLVGQEWDIAARWFTPVLLGWVAYSFVGAVAKGLREDAEQRYDAVSVRSHTTRISIFSRTAKLTIIIIVIALVMLNIPGVRDVGVTLMASAGLAALAVGAAAQPALKSLIAGLQMALTQPLRLGDLVKVDGEAGRVEEIRMSFVTVRTWDERVLVVPTSRFLDDSFENWSRVNEQLSGPVYLHLDPIADVGPIRTEFERFVGAHEMWDGRMCQLLMTEAYPESVELRLAVSAETIANLWVLRCAVREHMLEWLRENQEVALIRHRLEVPGGHAKAGEAGGPN